Proteins encoded by one window of Salvia splendens isolate huo1 chromosome 5, SspV2, whole genome shotgun sequence:
- the LOC121804157 gene encoding secreted RxLR effector protein 161-like, producing MAKVPYANAVGSLMYAMMCTKPDVSHAVGIVSRYMHDPGKGHWQTLKWILWYIKDTVDISLRFEQDKSLGHFAVGYCDSDYAGDLDKRRSTTGYLFTLASAPVSWKSTLQSTIALSTTEAEYMAITEAVKEAIWLHGLRKELCVGQKQLEVYSDNMLTKVVTRTKFEHCLDMVNILRTGAGA from the exons ATGGCGAAAGTTCCCTATGCTAATgcagttggaagcttgatgtATGCAATGATGTGTACAAAACCAGATGTTTCACATGCCGTTGGTattgtgagcagatacatgcatgATCCAGGCAAGGGTCATTGGCAAACTTTGAAATGGATTCTGTGGTATATCAAAGATACTGTAGATATTAGTTTACGGTTTGAGCAGGATAAATCACTTGGTCATTTTGCagttggatattgtgattccgactatgctggtgatttggataagcGAAGATCTACTACTGGCTATTTGTTCACTTTAGCAAGTGCGCCAGTTAGTTGGAAGTCTACTTTGCAGTCAACGATAGCTTTGTCTACGACAGAGGCAGAGTACATGGCCATTACTGAAGCTGTGAAGGAGGCAATTTGGCTTCATGGGTTGCGGAAAGAATTGTGTGTTGGTCAGAAACaacttgaagtatattctgata atatgTTGACCAAGGTGGTGACGAGAACcaagtttgaacattgtttgGACATGGTTAATATTCTGCGAACTGGAGCTGGCGCTTGA
- the LOC121802326 gene encoding amino acid transporter AVT1J-like: MKGPADGDDLSIGVTLLADKGEDESAHQHQLGRRNSVPGSTSFFKTCFNGVNALSGVGILSVPYALSSGGWLSLILLFLIAGCTYYTSLLIKRCMDLDTNIRSYPDIGERAFGSIGRMFVAVTMNMELYLVVTGFVILEGDNLQNLFPSFGGDFVTGKQAFVLIVGLIVLPTVWLDNMAILSYVSATGVVASFLLIASVLWSAVFYGIGFQEQGTLFQSRGIPTAVSLYAFCYCAHPVFPTLYTSMRNKKQFSKVLLVCFLVCTTSYASMAVLGYLMFGSDVQSQVTLNLPTNLVSSKVAIYTTLVNPLAKYALMSRPIVMSLERRFLVGRSRRWSILIRTALAASTIFVALVVPFFGYLMSLVGAFLSVTASIIVPCLCYMKISGIYVRIGSELIVLCGIVVVGGVVLVVGTYTALLEILNQLIPS, translated from the exons ATGAAGGGTCCAGCAGACGGCGACGACCTGTCGATCGGAGTAACATTGTTGGCGGATAAAGGAGAGGATGAGTCAGCTCACCAACACCAACTCGGCCGCCGCAACTCAGTTCCGGGCTCTACATCTTTCTTCAAAACCTGCTTCAACGGCGTCAACGCTCTATCAG GGGTAGGAATACTATCAGTTCCTTATGCCCTATCATCAGGTGGATGGTTGAGCTTGATACTACTCTTCCTCATCGCCGGTTGCACGTACTACACATCTCTACTGATTAAAAGATGCATGGACTTGGACACAAACATTCGAAGCTATCCCGATATAGGGGAGCGAGCATTTGGGTCGATTGGGAGGATGTTCGTAGCAGTAACAATGAACATGGAGTTGTATCTTGTGGTGACCGGTTTTGTGATTCTTGAGGGCGATAATCTACAAAATTTATTTCCGTCCTTTGGAGGAGATTTTGTGACCGGGAAGCAGGCGTTCGTTCTCATTGTTGGACTCATCGTGCTACCTACTGTGTGGCTAGACAACATGGCCATTCTATCTTACGTATCCGCCACTGGAGTAGTCGCTTCCTTTTTGCTCATCGCTTCTGTTCTGTGGTCTGCTGTTTTTTATGGCATCGGATTTCAGGAGCAGGGCACTCTGTTTCAGAGCAGAGGAATTCCTACCGCGGTTAGCCTTTATGCGTTTTGTTATTGCGCGCATCCGGTTTTTCCAACGTTGTACACTTCCATGAGGAACAAAAAGCAGTTTTCTAAG GTTTTGCTCGTATGCTTTCTTGTTTGCACAACGAGCTATGCTTCGATGGCTGTCCTAGGGTATCTGATGTTCGGGTCAGATGTGCAGTCTCAGGTCACATTGAATCTCCCTACTAACCTGGTTAGCTCCAAAGTTGCTATCTACACTACGTTGGTCAATCCATTGGCTAAGTACGCTTTGATGTCGCGTCCAATTGTGATGTCTCTCGAGAGGCGATTCTTGGTGGGGCGTAGCAGACGGTGGAGCATATTGATTAGGACTGCATTGGCGGCGAGCACGATCTTTGTGGCCTTGGTTGTGCCTTTCTTCGGGTATCTGATGTCACTGGTGGGGGCGTTTCTAAGCGTCACGGCTTCAATCATCGTGCCTTGCTTGTGCTATATGAAGATCTCGGGGATTTATGTCAGAATTGGGAGTGAGTTGATTGTGTTGTGTGGGATTGTGGTGGTTGGTGGTGTTGTGCTTGTAGTTGGTACTTATACAGCCTTGTTGGAGATTTTGAACCAATTGATTCCATCCTGA